The following coding sequences are from one Lolium rigidum isolate FL_2022 chromosome 6, APGP_CSIRO_Lrig_0.1, whole genome shotgun sequence window:
- the LOC124659995 gene encoding two-component response regulator ORR42-like, translating into MVSNAQGSPVKALIVEDIRVCAFVLSAMLRMFNCEIVVANNGKEALDFFLEGKKFDIVLCDKNMPIMSGPEAIKKIRAPGETDVMIVGVSTDENAMEAFMSAGADVFVDKPMKIETLGTMIQEVMNKKNAMI; encoded by the exons ATGGTATCCAACGCCCAGGGATCTCCCGTGAAGGCATTGATTGTTGAGGACATTCGAGTTTGTGCCTTCGTTCTCTCTGCGATGTTACGCATGTTTAACTGCGAGATTGTTGTGGCTAATAATGGGAAAGAAGCTCTGGATTTTTTCCTTGAAGGGAAGAAGTTTGACATTGTTTTGTGTGataagaacatgcccataatgtcTGGACCTGAG GCGATTAAGAAGATCCGTGCTCCGGGAGAAACCGATGTGATGATTGTTGGGGTGTCGACTGATGAGAATGCCATGGAGGCGTTCATGAGTGCTGGTGCCGATGTGTTTGTGGACAAACCAATGAAAATCGAGACTCTCGGGACTATGATTCAGGAGGTGATGAACAAGAAGAACGCCATGATCTAA